The following proteins are encoded in a genomic region of Nymphalis io chromosome 16, ilAglIoxx1.1, whole genome shotgun sequence:
- the LOC126774211 gene encoding uncharacterized protein LOC126774211 isoform X2 — protein MDDQNIQNDTTSSSYIVPFRSPAFSKEEVRVLVNLVAKYKHIILNKCTNSTTNHAKEAAWVKITKEINKQGFKYSRSVDSLKTKWENLKKEARKTSKNLINLNRTENDVLCQIVSMISDSEKNTNEIPQDWLEEINDLHEGDENNSSKLWDDSNDKQSEESSDGAEDDKLMLNRSLNFAPQECSLLLKCIKDEKKSIFSKESSGRAYKMKNNAWARITYTFNKQSPQKRTTKVLRTKFNNMKRMAKKVRYKDFNIKNQIENLLEDRNEGIKIEPHFEYKNDLDSDNEDDHENDDEDSHDLHGISNEHCEEMSDPLGTVLKGDSGIDSISHFGSGTQFENKEVVKLKLELLKYQLETAKSHFECS, from the exons ATGGACgatcaaaatatacaaaatgataCAACTTCATCATCATACATTGTCcc tTTCAGAAGCCCTGCGTTTAGTAAAGAAGAAGTCAGAGTGTTGGTTAATTTAGttgcaaaatataaacacataattTTAAACAAGTGCACAAACTCCACAACCAACCATGCAAAAGAGGCTGCTTGGGTAAAGATAactaaagaaataaacaaacaggGTTTCAAATATTCGAGAAGTGTGGatagtttaaaaacaaaatgggaAAATCTCAAGAAGGAGGCTAGAAAAacttcaaaaaatttaattaatttaaacaggaCAGAAAATGATGTTCTTTGCCAAATAGTATCAATGATCAGTgattcagaaaaaaatactaatgaaaTACCTCAGGATTGGCTAGAAGAAATAAatg ATTTACATGAAGGTGATGAAAATAATTCATCTAAGCTCTGGGATGACAGTAACGACAAACAATCAGAGGAGTCAAGTG ATGGAGCTGAGGATGATAAGTTAAT gTTGAATAGATCACTAAACTTCGCCCCACAAGAATGCAGtctgttattaaaatgtataaaggaTGAAAAGAAAAGTATCTTCTCCAAAGAAAGCTCAGGTAGAGCCTATAAGATGAAAAACAATGCGTGGGCCAGG ATAACATACACTTTCAATAAACAGAGTCCACAGAAAAGAACCACAAAAGTATTACGAACTAAGTTTAACAATATGAAGAGGATGGCAAAAAAAGTTCGATATAAAgacttcaatattaaaaatcaaattgagAATCTATTAGAAGATAGAAATGAG ggAATAAAGATTGAGCCGcactttgaatataaaaatgatctAGACTCAGATAATGAAGATGATCATGAGAATGATGACGAAGATTCCCACGACCTGCATGGGATATCTAATGAGCATTGTGAAGAAATGTCAGATCCCCTCGGTACGGTTCTTAAAGGAGACTCGGGAATag ATTCAATAAGTCATTTTGGTTCCGGCACACAGTTCGAAAATAAAGAAGTggtgaaattaaaattagaacttCTGAAATACCAATTAGAAACTGCCAAA